The DNA segment taaaataaatatacccaATTGCATTTGCTGAAAACTCAAATGTACAAATTATAGAGTTTTCATAAATGACTAAttcatttgtttgtttatttttaagggtATGGGGGGCATCACTTATCTTTCAGTAATGAAAACCCCTGCTCTGCCCTTTATTTCTGATACAGAGAGGCAGCGCAGTCTTAATGTGGATGGGGAATAAAGGGAACTATGTGCTGAACGCATTACAAACAATAACAGTGAGGAAGGAAGTACTGCTGAAATGAGGGTAGCACCAGCTATGGTTATCATAGGGTTGTCATTAAAACTTGATTTCAGTGAGATATAAAGGCACCAATATGAGTAAAGTTGACGATATGTTGGATGTGGATTATGTACCGTACCCAATACACAACTGGGTCATCCATCTACTTAAATGATTTGTGTTTCTATCACATACATGTTAGCTCTCTTTATTACTTGCTAATGTCTGATAACATTATGTGACGCTTTTGTTTTTCAGACGccgtattaataaaataaaattagttaGAGGGCCACACAAAATTCTCCTGACCTTGGATAATGTTACGTTCATTAATCCCCAGTTTAGTCTCAAGGTAAGAAAATCCTGGAGCTGGCATCACACCAAATCTCATTGATACATGGGGAGAATTACTATAATTTACACGTATTGGGGAAAATAGAATATTTCTACATTTGTTATGATACAGGGGTGTGACACTTTATTTATTCTAACCCATTCTCAAAGGAAgtctttgttaaaaaatatcataACTTTGTTATCTTGAGACAAGGGTgcctaaaatatgtttatttttctgcttcATTCTGGTTAATTTGCATAGAATCCAGAGATCAACAGCATTGAGTTTATGAAACCAAGTGTTACATGCCGTTAACATGTCCTCCAGTATGGACTGTTGCAGGATACTCTGGTATATGTGGTTGTAATTAACTAGTTAATTTTGTTGCAAATGCCTTGGTGTTAGAAACATATTAATCTACAGCTCTGGAtttagctgaaaaaaaaaatgaaaaacaaaacagtaggTTCGATAactaacatttacatttaatatgaaTTTTAGGGGACAGCCTTCCTCAGTATTGAGGAAACTAAAGAAACTGTGGTATTGCACTTAAGAGACTGTTTCTTTGCAGAAACTTAGCAATGACGGCAGTCGCACGAGTGACAGTGCACAGATGACATCAGATACAAAGAGTATGAAGTCACCAATGAGGTCAGGTTCACTAAAGAGCCTTACACCAGCCACCTATGAGAATTCCAATGTAGCAATATATGAGGTAGGTATTATTTAGTAAAGTGTGTTTTATTATGCTTAATTAGAATTAATGTTACTTGCACAAGGATAGGtgtttttttggcatttggagtAATGAGTAATATTGctacaaaacatattaaacttcatttgtatgtataccctacccctaaaaaaaatgtaaagggaaagTTTAGTCATAGGATAGTTTCTACACTATGTTTGGATGGTGTCCTGCTTAGTGAGAGTGATAACATCCACAGCAAACCAGGCATTCTGGAACAATGGTAACAACTGGATAGTGCTGTGTTTAGTAAAGATGGTGGGGGCCTAAAAGTCTATGATAGTTTTGGACACCCAAGGTCATATATTCGAAAAAGTAGTTATATCTGGTGATGAGGAGATGCTCAGAAGGAGATAAACTGAGATCTGTACACGTGAGCCTGTTTGTTGGTCCATTATGTCTGGTATGCATAACGTCCTCACTCTGTCTATGTATCGACCAACTCCTGCTTTCTGCCTTCCCCTGCTTGTCACCAAATCCCAAGGCCATATCTGTATCTGAGTACATGTTACCATGTAGGGCTCCAATATTCTGTCCTACTGGGGCATGTAGATGGGTGGGATATTCCTAGTAGCCTGGGGTAAGGGTTGTTGGGACTATTGGTTGATAGGTATTGGGAGacaaagagagggagagagaaggctATTAGGAGCTTATTGGTATTATGGTGGTAATCGGAGCCCTTATAGAACTAAAGTTGTTAATTTGATGATTACAAACCTCTTATTTGTTGAAAATATCATTAACACCTTTTTTCAGGGTGACTGGGTGTGGTTGAAGAAGTTCCCTTTCGGAGACTTTGGGGACCTTAAACCTGGAACAAGCGACGTCTTTGAAATTGTAAATATATGGCTTATCTCACGTAATGATGCAACTCACCTTTCCAGAGATTCAAAACTACTCATCTACCAGAGGTTTTGGCAACCTCTGACCACCCAGCTTTTGGACTACATTTGTCCAAAACaagccaaacatttttttttatttgtttgtttgtttttagctCACATATTTTTCTATCAATTGGAGCAgggaaatgtacaaaaataaaatgtaaccccaacactgtttcttttgtatatattatgtagcaGTATAGAATGCACTAGCTTTCAACCTTAACAAACCTGGGTAAATCTCTCCAAgagaatatttatacatattccaGATCTGTCGTTGATTGATTAGGTAAAATGCTTCAGTATTTGGTTAAAGGGGCCATGCAAAGAATTAAATACGTCAATAATATCCACACAGAATGCTGCATGTGTTTGAGTCATAAAACAACTTAATTGTGGGAACCAGGTAAGCATTGAGGGCAATATTTCACAGCCAGTCTTACAATGATGTCTTTTGATCTTGTGGGCAGATGAAGGACATGCGTCATGAGAACATCAATCCTTTCCTTGGATTCTTTCATGACTGCGGAGTATTTGCCATTGTCACAGAGTTCTGTTCCAGAGGTAGTTTGGAGGATCTTCTACGGAATGACGATGTCAAACTTGACTGGATGTTTAAATCATCTCTTCTGTTGGATCTTATCAAGGTAACCGAAAGGAATGACCAACACAAAAGCCTTAAGTGTTGGCAATGATATGCAACAAGGCCTGTGGAGTTAATGTAATATACCTGTGATttgcataacattatatatggttagatattttattgaaaCCATTCTTTGTTGTTAGTTTCAGATCAGTGGCTGTTGAAAATGTAGTTGTGGCTCTGCGACTAAGGGTTCTTTTTATCTTCTCTACAGGGCATGAAGTATTTGCACCACAGAAAGTTCATTCATGGGAGGCTCAAGTCACGGAACTGTGTAGTAGATGGTCGTTTTGTGCTAAAAGTGACAGACTATGGATATAATGAGATTTTGCAGACTCAGAAAATCCCTCATGATGACCCATCAGCATATGGTAAATTAAACTGTAATACATTACCCTGAGACTTACTCATTTCCGAGTGTTTATGCCTTGataactaccgtatttatcggcgtataacacgcacttttataactaaaataagaagaggaaaccctacctgcgtgttatacgccaatAAAtcctacagctgcatgatttgcagccgcgtctccctcacttccggtccggacaggggtgcgtgttataccccggtgcgtggtatgcgccgataaatacggtatatacatagttattaatatataacattattgcACAGTAGCCAAAATGAATATGACATTGTCTTTTCAGTATttcatattaatttaatataacttCTAGAAACATTTTCTAATGTGATTGTTAATTGCTAGCTAGTGCCGCCAAACCAAAATGTTCATTTGTTCCTCGTTTTATCAGTGAAACACATATTTTCAGATCACTCATCAATAACAAAGCAGCTTTTGGCTATCAGTCTAGTTTTCCCTCCTCTCTTGTAGAGCAACTCTGGACTGCCCCGGAATTGCTGAGGGATCCGCATGCAGCTCTGCATGGAACGTTCACTGGAGACGTGTATAGTTTCTCTATTATCATGCAAGAAGTAGTGGTCCGTGGACCTCCATATTGTACTCTTGAACTGTGTGCAGAAGGTGAGAAGGAAGCTTTGAGGAAGATGTGTGAGGGTATTGTTGTGTACtacaaagtcattttttagcagATTTGGCCCTtcaaatctaatatatatatatatatctataaagtaGAGCTGCTATACATAAATTGCATATACAAAGTAAACACTTTATTCAGTCTGTGTTCTTCTAGAAATGTATCTATTTTGTGAATAGGGAGTTTCATGTTTTTCACTATTATGAACCTGTAGTATTTGTTTTGACCGATTTAGCTATTTTTGAAACTTTTTAACTTGGTATATAAAAGGTCCAGAAATATAAAGGTTGAAAATATCCAGAGAGGAGAGAAGTAATAGTGTTCTTAGCATGGACATCTGCGGTCATGGGCTTTCATTTGTTAAGGTGCTGGGCTGTGTGATTAACACTGAACTTtctctattgtttaccacacaAGTCAGAGTGTGCGTCTAATAGATTGGGCTACAATAACCCAGCCTGATAACTTACACATGACAAATATGCAGctgtttgaaaatattgttttatctaaaaaacagaaccatttataaaaaataaaacaattgaaTACTTTGGAAAACTCATTTTAATGTGTAACTTGTGATAAAAAAATGGCGGGTGTTCTCCTCTAAATCATTGCATTTTCACACGTCATTAAATACCATAAAAAACAAGAATGTAAAGAACTATAATCTGAAGCAAACTTTCTGCACTTGCTCAGACGTGCAAGAGAGGCATCACACCCTTGGTATAAAgatataggattttttttattataattggcATGCTTGTAATATAGAATAAAATCTCTTTAACACAAAACATGCACAAATAGTGATACCGCTATAACCATCCAACTAATTTTCTGCACAGACATCATCCAGAAGATAAAAAAGCCCCCTCCTTTGTGCCGTCCAATTGTTTCTCCGGATCATGCCCCCATGGAGTGCATTGTGCTCATGAAGCAGTGCTGGAACGAAGTGCCCGACAGACGTCCCGTCTTCGATGAAATATTTGATCAAGTGAGCAACCTGGTTTACTAAGGGAATATGAACATTGCGGTTAAACAActaatgatagatagatagatagatagatagatagatagatagatagatagatagatagatagatagatagatagataggtggAAAGATAGATATatggaaagatagatagatagatagatagatagatagatagatagatagatggaaagatagatagatagatagatggaaagatagatagatagatagatagatagatagatagatagatagatagatagatagatagatagatagatatgagaGCGCAACTCCTGGTGACCTGATGGCCTGCAGCTATTCTTGACTATTTAACAAAATGGATGTGTCtactttatttactttattacttCATCACATGCTGAACATCATTTCTCTCCCTATGACCTTCATCAAGCtcaattcaaaataataaaccatCTCTCATCACCGAAATTGAGTCAGTGCCCTATTTTCGTTTGTTAGTATAAATGAGTATGTTTTCTAGTACCTTCTTGTACCGTTGGGCCAGAGGCACAGTGAACTAAAGCTGGTATTTGATAAAGTAGACAGCAATTTTGGAAGCATTATTGACATGATTAATTATAACTGAGTTCTgctttttatgtgtttgtgaAATATGCAGTTTAAAAACATCAACAAAGGGAAGAAGACAAATATCATTGACTCAATGCTGCGTATGCTGGAGCAATACTCAAGCAACCTGGAGGATTTAATAAGGGAGAGAACCGAGGAACTAGaaatagaaaaacagaaaacGGAAAAACTCTTAACACAAATGTTACCTCCGTAAGTCTATGAGATATTTGGCAAACAAGCTGTCTTACTgcatttggcttctccctctTCATTTTGGTTTGTTATAACTACTTGACCAGTAAAGGTTTGTGTGAAATACATTGCAGTGGAATCCATTGATCATTTACCAGGCAATGAGAAACccataataaacaaaaacatgtcaGAATAGACACTACAATGCTTAGAATGGAGTTTTTaggatttctttatttcttattgcaatttttttcttaattcaaTAAATACACATTCACTCTGCCAACACCAAGAGTGGCCATCTGGTAAACGAAAATGTCTGGTGGGATGGTGGCCAATTAAGCTGCAGATCGAGTCGTTCGGTATTGTATAACAAGATAGTATAACAACATAGCATGTACGTGGCTTTGAGTATCCAGCCAGCTTTCACAAGTACATAATTTACTGCACTTAAAGTGCTGAGGCCACTTTTCTTTCCCATGACATTCACCATACCCTGCCTTTATCAGCAACGTTGATAATAGTTGTTATATGGCAATACTCATTTCTAACTACTCAATTTTAGATCTGTGGCAAAAGCTTTAAAAACCGGCTGCACGGTGGAACCAGAATGCTTTGATGACGTTACACTGTATTTCAGTGATATTGTGGGCTTCACCTCTATATCAGCTATGAGTGAGCCCATTGAGGTGGTGGACCTTCTCAATGACTTGTATACACTGTTTGATGCAGTGATAGGAAACCATGATGTATATAAGGTAAGTACTGTGAAACACCCTCATTGTATAGCAAATTCAAGCACTTAATgggatattatttatattgacGGCATGAAAGtttattaaagttaaaaaatgagACCATCTCGGATTCCTCCTCTCCCGCTTGTTTTCATTGATCCAGGCTGTCTAGTTAAGTATGCTGCCTGCGCATGCATTGTAGTGACTGTGGGTTATGCTTCATTGTGCATTGCCAAGATGTTTTAACGGAATCAAACATATCCTGGTCAGATAATAAACATCAAAATAGGGACGTGAACAGGACTGCTTTAATACCACAACCTTGATTTTGTCTCATGACAGGTGGAGACTATAGGAGATGCATACATGGTTGCTTCAGGTCTTCCTAAGAAGAACGAGAAAAGACATGCAGCAGAGATCGCAAACATGTCTCTCGACATCCTCAGTTCAGTGGGCTCCTTTAAAATGAGACACATGCCTGATGTACCGGTCAGGATACGTATAGGCCTCCATTCAGGTAATACGGAGCCTTAGGTATTTGTTTTACCGTATCTAAATTTCTCTGGGTCCAAAGATCAGGCGAAACCACAGCTTCTAAGGTTAAACAAAGCATACGTATACATACAGCACCAAACGATGACAGATGATAGTCACAGGATAATGGAGTGTTGTAGACTCTTCTGGAAACAATGGAAGAGAGGTAGAGAGTAGAGAGTAGAGAGGTCGTTTCTCCATTAGATTACATCATACAAGTCATCAAAAGAACCTCCCTTAGTAGTTCTGTTAAAACACATGTTCCTGTCACTCATATTTCACTTACACCTAATGTGATTGTATATATatgccattgtacagtgctatggaattgtATGGCTCTATAGATAACAatgaataataagaataataataaagaaagttCTTACACAGAGGAGCTTTGGAACTTGCAGTTCCTACACACTAGGAGAATGCAAGTCCACCCTTGCAACTCAGTGAACGTGCTCCTTCTGTTCTCATTAATTCTCATTAATTTAATgtcagagagagagatataattggttattaaaataacatatttgggTTCCTAGAGATACTTCTGTGGTTCATATGATTATTACTggtggtaataataatagtgatcaaGCGCTAAATATTGtgctattaaataaataattatatataaaaaaaaattaaatatgaaaaatatatataaaattatatataagtgATTGTAAATAATGCTGCAAACACTAATAGTATGACCCCAAAATAcctatagtaataataatttttacaattataggcgcaacactttattatatattcatatgaTTATTACTAATCCTCTTCCAGGTCCTGTTGTAGCTGGAGTAGTAGGTCTCACCATGCCAAGGTATTGCCTGTTTGGGGATACAGTAAATACTGCATCACGTATGGAGTCGACAGGGTTACGTGAGTAATTCAATggagtaaatgtatttatatagtgaACGCTGTTGGCTTATACAACAGGTACCCTTAAAAAGGAATTGAATACTTGTACAGTACATGTCTATGAACCAAGAACACACATTGTGATAAAGATCAGtgctatgtaatattttatatacattatagtaATGACATACCAAATTAGTGGTAACTCCAAAACATTAACGTTTAAGGCAATTGcttatattaaacatttattaactGTACAAGGCCTTATCATTAGGACAAGTTGTACATTATGGAGACCCTTTAAATGACCCATTAAATCACGCATGTCGCATTTTACTTTGCAGCTTATCGAATCCATGTCAATCAAAGTACTGTCAAAACACTTCTCTCTTTGAATGAAGGCTACCTTTTGGAATTACGAGGAAGAACAGAACTGAAGGTAAGTGACACTGCTCATCACAATGATCAccgaaataaaaatgtgttccaTGTACCAAAATTTTGCTGCCACAGTGACATCACTCATGCAACCCTCCACATTATGTGTGAAGTGGAGTATCATGAAAGTGTGTTAATTTCCATGATAAGTACGTGTTGTCAGAGTGTTACAGTATACTTAGCTCACGTAAGACCAATTTTGTACATGCACAGTACATGATTTTGGGAATTGCACATGCAAAGCTGCTAGTATTCTCAATAGTCGGGACACTAGCTGGGACAAAGGCATCCATTGTTGTGAGTGTCCTTGCAAATGCTGGACAGTTAGCGGCTATGTTTACCTTACAGGTTTTGGTATAGAGGTAATGCATTCTAGTGGATAATAATATTCCAGCAGTAAATCTATGTCTTAGTTATGTTcatcaaatgtattattttggatAATTAAAGGCCAGTCCAAGCAAGATCACAAATACAAAACTCTTTTAACTGGGTAAATGCCATTGTGATTGGGTTGCTTAATGCCTGTATTGATGTAATTGTCTGTTTGTGCTCCCAAGACACAGGAGATAATGTGTCATATTtatctttgttaaataataagtCACCTGGAAATAAACCAATTGAACAGCGTGGTGCTTGATATGCCTCTAAGGTGACTGAACCGTACAATGTTTCAGGTCAGAACATTATTTACACTCTCTGGTCCCTGCGAACATGCACATAGCTGGCTTATTGTGAGATCATTTTAATCTAAAGCTGGGGTTATTAACTTTAAATCTGTGCGATCACCTGAACAGAACATGTCTAACAACCATTACTGGCAACACATCTAATGCTCTTTTTCCAAGCTGGCTCCAGacgtatttgtttattttgctatCCATGAAGGAGAACGCTTCTTATCTGTCTGTATAGAGATTTGTACCTtgctctgtgtttttttttctgtttttgttcagtttttacatatCCTGTTTAATACAAGGGCTTTAGGGGGAATCTTGGTTGTCCATCTGCAAATCgttgtttatataaaaattggCTCCCAAGCTGCATAACACGACCCATCTACATAAAATGAAATCTTTCAAAGTCAGTTACATTATCCACTAGTTCGTTTGTTACATTATTTGAATGCATTGGACGTCTCAAACCAAAGACTAACATTTGGGACAAGGAGCACAATTAtaatcacattatttttttaaacataagttATTTTATAGCCAGACTACACTAATACCAGAGAAAGGATAGGAAAGAGGATAAATAAATGGAGGCTGAAAGATCTGTCTTTGATCTGGCCTTCCAATATGCAGTTC comes from the Spea bombifrons isolate aSpeBom1 chromosome 8, aSpeBom1.2.pri, whole genome shotgun sequence genome and includes:
- the GUCY2F gene encoding retinal guanylyl cyclase 2; this encodes MLQEPWHFHRFELKCTSYPGWTETDYLPFSTFSSKIFLCWSLLVFLSFPRLVNTVPYKVGVVGPWSCDPLFSKAFPNVAAKLAVERINKDASLDLGLLLNYVILEEDCQTSTALSTFLTYSGVASGFIGPSNPGYCDAATLLGKNWNKAVFSWACINYELDNVKSYPTFARTLPSPTRVLFNVMKYFQWAHVGVISSNEDIWRDTGRKVANALRSNGLPVGIVVAMGENKKSVREALEEVRKVDNLRLIIMCMHSVLIGGKPQQELLEIAHELKMTDGTYVFIPYDTLYYSLPYGKHTYEMLKLNSKLRAAYDAVLTITVESEQKTFIQAFQEAKDSGELVTKLMPNEVSPLFGTIYNAIYFTAHAMNSSKMHGSWVSGTTLAKYSKNMRYYGFNQWIRTDLRGNGYTDYVILDTDVRTCELHRTYIVDMETDMVRYMGRPIHFPNSVSPKSDSYCWFQDGKICTGGIDPAFALMIFLCILIAIITINGLAYVIRRRINKIKLVRGPHKILLTLDNVTFINPQFSLKKLSNDGSRTSDSAQMTSDTKSMKSPMRSGSLKSLTPATYENSNVAIYEGDWVWLKKFPFGDFGDLKPGTSDVFEIMKDMRHENINPFLGFFHDCGVFAIVTEFCSRGSLEDLLRNDDVKLDWMFKSSLLLDLIKGMKYLHHRKFIHGRLKSRNCVVDGRFVLKVTDYGYNEILQTQKIPHDDPSAYEQLWTAPELLRDPHAALHGTFTGDVYSFSIIMQEVVVRGPPYCTLELCAEDIIQKIKKPPPLCRPIVSPDHAPMECIVLMKQCWNEVPDRRPVFDEIFDQFKNINKGKKTNIIDSMLRMLEQYSSNLEDLIRERTEELEIEKQKTEKLLTQMLPPSVAKALKTGCTVEPECFDDVTLYFSDIVGFTSISAMSEPIEVVDLLNDLYTLFDAVIGNHDVYKVETIGDAYMVASGLPKKNEKRHAAEIANMSLDILSSVGSFKMRHMPDVPVRIRIGLHSGPVVAGVVGLTMPRYCLFGDTVNTASRMESTGLPYRIHVNQSTVKTLLSLNEGYLLELRGRTELKGKGIEETFWLVGKEGFTKPLPVPPVIKSGQVGHGLLQDEVTAFKRRKAEKQLARKNN